One part of the Pseudomonas sp. MYb118 genome encodes these proteins:
- a CDS encoding TonB-dependent receptor, with the protein MPSSPVMPVVRNTPNALNRTLAPLLGVVAMGGISPITQAAEQAAAEPGVLNLPDVTIQSTYQSPFKVDEVQSRKVMTPLLDAPQSITIVPEQVLKEQNAQSLQDILRNVPGITFMSGEGNLGWGDLFSIRGFSSEQSLTVDGVRDAGMSSRNDTFNLQQAEVFKGTGAIESGISAVGGSVNLVSKEAHLGDANRVLAGVGTDGYRRLTADLNHELNDTSALRINLMKHENQVADRDVVDYDRWGIATSLALGLSTPTRAYLNFFYQKDDNTPDGGLPILRGSNGKRMPGVKRDNWYGDSSLYTQQTETTSLTGRLEHDFDNGAQLSNQLRWQRTDNFSVLSPARFTAANADGSKTCTGARCATLGYVGVGPVSNINGVNSYTQYNNTGNTAYGILRGSDFGLSKRYTIVDNQTDLKFAFDTGSLSHKAVAGLDLYHETYGGLKRNAEVPAANMLFDMADPQHHFDSVYTTKGVGEPRSAVDNAGAYFGDTITLNQWWQVMGSLRYDRWTAETTQRGQADIKDTSGAWSGRTGIVFKPQPNGTIYASYSESAQPSALGASTNNQIYGAASTTSYTPAKSKTYELGTKWELFDKAVSVTGAIFRTELENSWEYAEGEASPVRALPAKRVDGVELGLQGNLTDRWTAYSGFSALKSKQTKGVNKGAEAKNVPDLTANLWTTYALSDDLSLSYGANYVGRRRYSDNEYVGGLNNNSSYANGPSGVLAIYTRDREKAPGYWVHYAAAQYQLNKQTTLNLNVDNLFNKFYFSRVGASLDGFQLYGVPGAGRTLTASIDYDF; encoded by the coding sequence ATGCCATCGTCACCTGTCATGCCGGTCGTTCGCAACACCCCCAATGCCTTGAACCGCACCCTCGCGCCGTTGCTGGGCGTGGTGGCGATGGGCGGTATCAGCCCGATTACCCAGGCGGCCGAGCAGGCAGCGGCGGAGCCGGGCGTGCTGAACCTGCCGGACGTCACCATCCAGAGCACCTACCAATCGCCGTTCAAGGTCGATGAAGTGCAGTCGCGCAAAGTCATGACGCCGCTGCTCGATGCGCCGCAGAGCATCACCATCGTCCCGGAGCAGGTGCTCAAGGAACAGAACGCCCAGAGCCTGCAGGACATCCTGCGCAATGTGCCCGGCATCACCTTCATGTCGGGCGAGGGCAACCTCGGCTGGGGCGACCTGTTTTCCATTCGCGGGTTTTCCTCGGAACAGAGCCTGACAGTGGACGGCGTGCGCGATGCCGGCATGTCCAGCCGCAACGACACCTTCAACCTGCAACAGGCCGAGGTGTTCAAGGGCACGGGCGCCATCGAGTCGGGCATTTCCGCGGTCGGCGGCAGCGTCAACCTGGTCAGCAAGGAAGCGCACCTGGGCGACGCCAACCGCGTCTTGGCGGGCGTCGGCACCGACGGTTATCGGCGCCTCACCGCCGACCTCAACCATGAGCTGAACGACACCAGCGCCCTGCGCATCAACCTGATGAAGCATGAAAACCAGGTGGCCGACCGCGATGTGGTCGACTACGACCGCTGGGGCATTGCCACGTCGCTGGCGCTGGGGCTCTCGACCCCGACCCGCGCCTACCTGAATTTCTTCTACCAGAAGGATGACAACACCCCGGACGGCGGCCTGCCGATCCTGCGTGGCAGCAATGGCAAGCGCATGCCGGGGGTCAAGCGCGACAACTGGTATGGCGACTCCAGCCTCTACACCCAGCAGACCGAAACCACCTCGCTGACCGGGCGCCTGGAACACGACTTCGACAACGGTGCGCAGTTGAGCAACCAGTTGCGCTGGCAGCGCACCGACAACTTCTCGGTGCTCTCGCCCGCGCGGTTCACCGCGGCGAACGCCGATGGTTCGAAAACCTGCACCGGCGCACGCTGCGCGACCCTGGGTTATGTCGGCGTCGGACCGGTGTCGAACATCAATGGGGTGAACAGCTACACCCAGTACAACAACACCGGCAACACTGCCTACGGCATCCTGCGTGGCAGCGACTTCGGCCTGTCCAAGCGCTACACCATCGTCGATAACCAGACCGACCTGAAGTTCGCCTTCGACACCGGCAGCCTCAGCCACAAGGCGGTGGCCGGCCTGGACCTGTACCACGAAACCTACGGCGGCCTTAAACGCAACGCCGAGGTGCCGGCGGCGAACATGCTGTTCGACATGGCCGACCCCCAACATCATTTCGACTCGGTCTACACCACGAAGGGCGTCGGCGAACCGCGTTCGGCCGTGGACAACGCCGGTGCCTATTTCGGCGACACCATCACCCTCAACCAGTGGTGGCAAGTGATGGGTTCGTTGCGCTACGACCGCTGGACCGCCGAGACCACGCAGCGTGGCCAGGCGGACATCAAGGACACCTCGGGGGCCTGGAGCGGGCGCACCGGCATCGTCTTCAAGCCGCAACCCAACGGTACGATCTACGCCTCCTACAGCGAGTCGGCGCAACCTTCGGCGCTCGGCGCCTCGACCAACAACCAGATCTACGGCGCGGCCAGCACCACCAGCTACACACCGGCCAAATCCAAGACCTATGAACTGGGCACCAAGTGGGAGCTGTTCGACAAGGCCGTGAGCGTCACCGGCGCGATCTTCCGTACCGAGCTGGAAAACTCCTGGGAGTACGCCGAAGGCGAAGCCTCTCCGGTGCGGGCGTTGCCGGCCAAACGTGTCGACGGCGTGGAACTGGGCCTGCAAGGCAACCTGACCGATCGCTGGACAGCCTACAGCGGCTTCTCTGCGCTCAAGAGCAAGCAGACCAAAGGCGTCAACAAAGGCGCCGAGGCGAAGAACGTGCCCGACCTGACCGCCAACCTCTGGACCACCTACGCCCTGAGCGACGACCTGAGCCTGAGCTACGGCGCCAACTACGTCGGCCGTCGCCGCTACAGCGACAACGAATACGTCGGTGGCCTGAACAACAACAGCAGCTACGCCAACGGTCCGTCCGGCGTGCTCGCCATCTACACCCGCGACCGCGAAAAAGCCCCGGGCTACTGGGTGCACTACGCCGCCGCGCAGTACCAGTTGAACAAGCAGACCACGCTCAACCTGAACGTCGACAACCTGTTCAACAAGTTCTACTTCAGCCGCGTCGGCGCCTCGCTGGACGGCTTCCAGCTGTATGGCGTGCCGGGGGCCGGGCGGACGCTGACGGCGAGTATCGACTATGACTTCTAA
- a CDS encoding response regulator, producing the protein MSKPDHLLIVDDDPEIRQLLAEYLRDAGYQVSTACDGKEMRRRLELNVIDLIVLDLMMPGEDGLSLCTQLRLTSNTPVIMLTARGSLIDRIIGLEMGADDYLPKPFDPRELLVRIKVVLRRVQSFPTRARVDEAAFVRFDDWQLDTRARQVLSPSGVVISLGNSDYRLLRLLLQHPNRPLSRDFLLNHVFEKDSTPFDRSIDVCVSRLRQQLAPGLIKTVRNEGYMLTCATVASES; encoded by the coding sequence ATGTCCAAACCCGATCATCTGCTCATCGTCGACGACGACCCTGAAATCCGTCAGTTGCTGGCCGAGTACCTGCGCGACGCCGGTTACCAGGTTTCCACGGCGTGCGATGGCAAGGAAATGCGCCGGCGGCTGGAGCTGAACGTCATCGACCTGATCGTGCTCGACCTGATGATGCCGGGCGAAGACGGCTTGAGCCTGTGCACCCAGCTGCGCCTGACGTCCAACACGCCGGTGATCATGCTGACGGCGCGGGGCAGCCTGATCGACCGGATCATCGGCCTGGAGATGGGCGCGGACGATTACCTGCCCAAGCCGTTCGACCCGCGCGAACTGCTGGTGCGCATCAAGGTGGTGTTGCGCCGGGTGCAGAGTTTCCCGACCCGGGCGCGGGTCGACGAGGCGGCCTTCGTGCGCTTCGACGATTGGCAGCTCGACACCCGTGCGCGGCAGGTGCTGTCGCCGTCAGGTGTGGTGATTTCCCTGGGCAACTCCGACTATCGCCTGCTGCGCCTATTGTTGCAGCACCCCAACCGGCCTTTGAGCCGCGACTTTTTGCTCAACCACGTGTTCGAAAAAGACAGCACGCCCTTCGACCGCTCGATCGACGTCTGCGTCAGCCGCTTGCGCCAGCAGCTCGCCCCCGGCCTGATCAAGACGGTGCGCAACGAAGGTTACATGCTGACCTGCGCGACCGTGGCGAGCGAGTCATGA
- a CDS encoding Fe2+-dependent dioxygenase codes for MLIEIASLFTPDEAQAMRQALLERPWVDGKVTAGQRSVREKYNRQLAEDDELGIRLGERILQRLSDNALFMSAALPKRIYPPLFNRYGGGEAFGFHIDNAIRGIKGVRERVRTDLSATLFLADPNTYDGGELVIRDTFGEHSVKLPAGHMVLYPGTSVHKVNPVNRGERIAAFFWIESLVREDSQRSLLLDMDVAIQRLSAQQADDDSLLQLSGVYHNLLRRWSDV; via the coding sequence ATGCTGATCGAGATCGCCAGCCTGTTCACCCCCGATGAAGCGCAAGCCATGCGCCAGGCCTTGCTCGAACGGCCCTGGGTCGACGGCAAGGTCACCGCCGGGCAACGCTCGGTGCGCGAGAAGTACAACCGCCAGCTCGCCGAGGATGACGAGCTGGGCATACGCCTGGGCGAGCGGATTCTTCAGCGTCTGTCCGACAACGCCTTGTTCATGTCGGCGGCGTTGCCCAAGCGCATCTACCCGCCGCTGTTCAACCGTTACGGCGGTGGCGAGGCCTTCGGGTTTCACATCGACAATGCCATTCGCGGCATCAAGGGCGTGCGCGAAAGGGTGCGCACCGATCTGTCCGCCACGTTGTTCCTGGCCGACCCCAACACCTACGACGGCGGCGAACTGGTGATCCGCGACACCTTCGGCGAGCACAGCGTCAAGCTGCCCGCCGGGCACATGGTGCTGTACCCCGGCACCAGTGTGCACAAGGTCAATCCGGTCAACCGTGGCGAGCGCATCGCTGCGTTCTTCTGGATCGAAAGCCTGGTCCGCGAAGACAGCCAGCGCAGCCTGTTGCTGGACATGGACGTGGCGATCCAGCGCCTGAGTGCGCAACAAGCCGATGACGACTCACTGCTGCAATTGAGCGGCGTGTACCACAACCTGCTGCGCCGCTGGAGCGATGTATGA
- a CDS encoding ATP-binding protein produces MNLLPRTLYGRLVLILVTGMLAAQVLTSSIWYDVRHSQVLEIPTRLIASRLADIVRISASDPQGAAQLIQGLNTADFLLSIEQEPAPERPPLNRQDAATEHLLRDVIDKKTNRQVELNLLNLALRDDQGKKAGIGTLFGSSPAVGEFTLELRLPDGRWLHVKACEDQGWTSLAPKDVVLDYFLRIYLVRIILVVIIVLLAVRLAIRPLKELALAAQALGHDIQRPPLSLKGPREVRRAAEAFNRMQQQLLTNIGERTRFLAAVSHDLRSPITRLRLRIEMLADDRVKQRIRKDLEDMESMVSATLEFVSSGEIHEERRSIDINALLQSVQVDQQDVGQVISVTGQASRPISGYARSLKRCVENLVENALRYARDVELIIEEQPGWLLITVRDSGPGIPVAKLLQVMEPFYRLENSRNSDTGGYGLGLSIAQTIARAHGGHLSLYNREQGGLDATIRLKADG; encoded by the coding sequence ATGAACCTGCTGCCACGCACCCTGTACGGACGGCTGGTGCTCATCCTGGTGACCGGCATGCTCGCGGCCCAGGTACTGACCAGCAGCATCTGGTATGACGTGCGCCACAGCCAGGTGCTGGAGATTCCCACCCGTCTGATCGCCAGTCGCCTGGCCGACATCGTGCGCATCAGCGCCAGCGACCCGCAAGGCGCGGCGCAATTGATCCAGGGCCTGAACACCGCGGACTTTCTCCTGAGCATCGAGCAGGAGCCGGCGCCTGAACGCCCGCCGCTCAATCGCCAGGATGCCGCCACCGAACACCTGCTGCGCGATGTCATCGACAAGAAGACCAACCGCCAGGTCGAGCTGAACCTGCTCAACCTGGCCCTACGCGATGACCAGGGGAAAAAAGCCGGGATCGGCACGCTGTTCGGCTCCAGCCCCGCCGTGGGCGAGTTCACCCTGGAGCTGCGCCTGCCCGATGGCCGCTGGCTGCATGTCAAAGCCTGCGAAGACCAGGGCTGGACCAGCCTGGCGCCCAAGGATGTGGTGCTCGATTACTTCCTGCGCATCTACCTGGTGCGCATCATCCTGGTGGTGATTATCGTCCTGCTCGCCGTGCGCCTGGCGATCCGCCCCTTGAAGGAACTGGCGCTCGCCGCCCAGGCCCTGGGGCACGACATCCAACGCCCACCGCTGTCACTCAAGGGCCCACGGGAAGTGCGGCGCGCAGCCGAAGCGTTCAACCGCATGCAGCAGCAACTGCTGACCAACATTGGCGAGCGCACGCGCTTTCTCGCCGCCGTTTCCCATGACCTGCGCTCCCCTATCACGCGTCTGCGGCTGCGCATCGAAATGCTCGCCGATGACCGCGTCAAGCAACGTATTCGCAAGGACCTGGAAGACATGGAGTCGATGGTCTCGGCCACGCTGGAGTTCGTCAGCAGTGGTGAGATTCATGAAGAGCGGCGCAGCATCGACATCAATGCGCTGCTGCAGAGCGTGCAGGTCGATCAGCAGGATGTCGGCCAGGTCATCAGCGTGACGGGGCAGGCCTCGCGCCCGATCTCCGGCTACGCCCGCAGCCTCAAGCGCTGCGTGGAAAACCTGGTGGAAAATGCCCTGCGCTACGCTCGCGATGTCGAACTGATCATCGAGGAGCAGCCGGGCTGGCTGCTGATCACCGTGCGCGACAGCGGCCCGGGAATTCCGGTGGCCAAGTTGCTGCAGGTCATGGAACCGTTTTACCGCCTGGAAAACTCACGCAACAGCGACACCGGCGGCTACGGCCTGGGCCTGAGCATCGCGCAAACCATCGCCAGGGCCCATGGCGGTCACCTGTCGCTGTACAACCGCGAGCAGGGTGGGCTGGATGCGACGATCAGGCTCAAGGCGGATGGTTGA